The DNA sequence TCTCGACACCATCAATCTCGATTCTCCCGTCAAAAACACAATTCACTTTTCAAATGTGTTCGGTCAGATGCACCCCAGGACTCTGGCACAGTGGATCCTGGAGGATAACCTGAATGTAAGACTCCACGTGCAACTTCATAAATTTATATGGGGTCCCGAACAGCGAGGAGTATAACCGGAGATAATCGTATGAGCAGGGAAAAAGCCGTGATTCTTTCAAGTGGCGGGCTCGATTCCACAACAGTTATGGCTATTGCAAAATCAGAGGGCTACGATATCTACAGCCTGAGTTTCCGCTATGGGCAGCGCCACTCAGTAGAGCTTGCTGCAGCCGGGAAGATAGCAAAGGTCTTCGGGGCCAGAGAACACCTTGTTATTGATATTGACCTGAGAACGATAGGAGGCTCAGCGCTTACCGATGATAAAATAGATGTTCCGAAGAACAGGGAAGAAGAGGAGATGCACCAGGAAATCCCCGTTACGTATGTACCCGCACGGAACACGATATTCTTATCATATGCGCTTGCCTGGGCAGAGGTGCTCGGCGCATCGGACATTTTCACAGGGTTCAATGCCGTCGATTACAGCGGGTATCCCGATTGCCGCCCGGAATACGTCGAGGCCTTTGAACGAATGGCAAATCTTGCAACAAAAGCGGCCGTTGAAGGCACAATCGGTATTCGGATCAGGACACCGGTCATCCACATGACCAAAGCGCAAATCATTCAAAGAGGAATTGAGCTCGGTGTAGACTATAGCATGACACACAGCTGCTACGACCCGACGCCCGAGGGGAAGACATGCGGGCAGTGCGATAGCTGTATC is a window from the Syntrophales bacterium genome containing:
- the queC gene encoding 7-cyano-7-deazaguanine synthase QueC, with protein sequence MSREKAVILSSGGLDSTTVMAIAKSEGYDIYSLSFRYGQRHSVELAAAGKIAKVFGAREHLVIDIDLRTIGGSALTDDKIDVPKNREEEEMHQEIPVTYVPARNTIFLSYALAWAEVLGASDIFTGFNAVDYSGYPDCRPEYVEAFERMANLATKAAVEGTIGIRIRTPVIHMTKAQIIQRGIELGVDYSMTHSCYDPTPEGKTCGQCDSCILRKKGFNEAGLKDPAAPVP